A genomic region of Nitrospirota bacterium contains the following coding sequences:
- the accB gene encoding acetyl-CoA carboxylase biotin carboxyl carrier protein yields MKKKKSLVDLDYLRDLSEFLKDSDISELEIEKEGTRVRIKKLSPQSIYSPRRIHETLTASIPALPVNKGAQTITTEVVDDKYFTVRSPIVGTFFRSPTPGGESYVNVGDVVKKGQILCIVEAMKLMNEIEAEIDGKIVEALVEDSQPVEYGKALFKIEPL; encoded by the coding sequence ATGAAAAAGAAAAAGTCGTTGGTTGATCTTGATTATCTCAGGGATCTTTCTGAGTTTCTTAAAGATTCAGACATCTCGGAACTGGAGATTGAAAAAGAGGGGACCAGGGTCAGGATAAAGAAATTATCACCACAGAGTATATACAGCCCGAGAAGAATTCACGAAACATTAACTGCATCTATTCCGGCCTTACCCGTAAATAAGGGCGCTCAGACCATTACTACAGAAGTGGTTGATGATAAATATTTTACGGTACGGTCCCCCATTGTAGGGACATTTTTCAGGTCACCTACTCCTGGTGGAGAATCATATGTTAACGTAGGTGATGTGGTCAAGAAGGGTCAGATACTCTGCATAGTTGAGGCCATGAAGTTAATGAATGAGATTGAGGCAGAGATAGATGGAAAGATCGTGGAGGCATTGGTGGAAGATTCCCAGCCTGTTGAGTATGGAAAGGCACTTTTTAAGATAGAGCCTTTATAA
- the efp gene encoding elongation factor P, producing the protein MIVVGDLRNGHKVEIDREPYKVIEAQHVKPAKGGAFCRTKLKSLKSGSVIERTYRINEKLDEPNLEEKEVQYLYCTEGQYWFMDVNSYEQLFVREDQLGDSKNYLKENMMLNILYFNGDPIGIDLPISVELTIVRTDPGIRGDTATGGTKPAYLETGAVVKVPLYLNEGDMIKVDTRTGTFLERVK; encoded by the coding sequence GTGATAGTTGTTGGTGATTTGAGAAATGGACACAAGGTGGAGATAGATCGAGAGCCATACAAAGTCATAGAGGCCCAGCATGTTAAACCGGCAAAAGGCGGGGCATTTTGCCGGACCAAATTAAAAAGCCTTAAAAGCGGGAGTGTTATCGAGAGGACATATAGAATTAATGAAAAACTTGATGAACCTAACCTGGAGGAAAAGGAGGTGCAATACCTCTATTGCACTGAGGGTCAGTACTGGTTTATGGATGTAAATTCATACGAACAGTTGTTTGTTCGGGAAGATCAGCTCGGTGACAGTAAAAATTATCTCAAAGAGAATATGATGCTGAACATTTTATATTTTAATGGTGACCCTATTGGTATTGATCTGCCTATATCAGTTGAACTTACTATTGTCAGGACAGACCCGGGCATAAGGGGAGATACTGCCACGGGGGGGACAAAGCCTGCTTACCTTGAAACCGGGGCAGTAGTCAAGGTTCCTTTATACCTGAATGAAGGAGATATGATTAAGGTAGATACCAGAACAGGGACATTTCTTGAAAGGGTGAAATGA
- the aroQ gene encoding type II 3-dehydroquinate dehydratase: MSGRMPKVLIIHGPNLNMLGRRETGVYGSASLDEINNTLRLYAKELDAEVSFFQSNSEGKLIDIIHEADGAYDAIIINPGGYTHSSIALRDAVAAVSIPTVEVHMSNIYGREEFRHHSYISPVAVGQISGFGVNSYLLGLRAAVDAVRPAKK, from the coding sequence ATGAGCGGCAGAATGCCAAAAGTACTGATTATCCATGGACCGAATCTTAATATGCTGGGCAGGAGAGAGACTGGTGTTTACGGCAGCGCATCACTCGATGAAATAAACAATACCTTGAGACTTTATGCAAAGGAGCTGGATGCAGAAGTTTCCTTCTTCCAGTCTAACTCAGAGGGTAAACTCATTGATATAATACATGAGGCCGACGGCGCATATGATGCTATTATAATAAATCCCGGAGGGTATACCCATTCAAGCATTGCACTGCGTGATGCGGTTGCTGCTGTAAGCATACCGACTGTAGAAGTCCACATGTCAAACATTTACGGCAGGGAAGAGTTTCGTCATCACTCTTACATATCACCGGTGGCTGTCGGGCAGATATCCGGATTTGGTGTTAACAGCTATCTTCTGGGATTAAGGGCAGCGGTAGATGCAGTAAGGCCTGCTAAAAAGTGA
- a CDS encoding tetratricopeptide repeat protein, whose translation MNTDKRDRNFIPIAEEYIRTGRLDEAIDLLKEGITTYPDYLSARVSLGKAYIAKGMIEEAIQEFEHVVRVSPDNLLANRKLAFLYKDAGMVDSAIKSCEAVLIFSPRDMEISGLLNNLKQTSSSDDPAAPVIDFTSGWAVASEETPSDGISDEFLTESMGDICIAQGEKSKGIEIFRKILQKDPANESVRGKLMTHLGGIEGVGMGQSSGNNTASNSKVDSDTETTEQKTARLNDLLNKVRKNRG comes from the coding sequence ATGAATACCGATAAACGTGACAGAAATTTCATTCCAATAGCTGAAGAGTACATAAGAACAGGACGCCTCGACGAGGCGATTGATTTACTTAAAGAAGGTATTACGACATACCCGGATTATCTAAGTGCGAGAGTTTCTCTTGGTAAGGCATACATTGCAAAGGGAATGATTGAGGAGGCTATTCAGGAGTTTGAGCACGTAGTCAGGGTAAGTCCTGATAACCTGTTAGCCAACAGAAAGCTCGCCTTTCTCTATAAGGATGCCGGCATGGTTGATTCTGCCATAAAATCATGTGAGGCAGTCTTAATCTTTAGTCCCAGAGACATGGAGATTTCAGGTTTATTAAATAATCTTAAACAGACCTCCTCATCAGATGACCCTGCGGCCCCTGTAATTGATTTCACCTCCGGCTGGGCGGTTGCATCAGAAGAAACACCGTCTGATGGAATTTCCGATGAATTCCTGACAGAAAGCATGGGAGATATCTGCATTGCACAGGGAGAGAAGTCGAAAGGCATAGAGATATTCAGGAAGATTTTACAGAAAGACCCTGCTAACGAATCTGTAAGGGGAAAACTGATGACACACCTGGGAGGAATCGAAGGAGTGGGGATGGGTCAATCATCAGGTAATAATACGGCTTCGAATTCTAAAGTTGATTCTGATACAGAAACTACTGAACAGAAGACTGCAAGACTCAATGACCTTCTTAACAAAGTAAGGAAAAACAGGGGATGA
- the coaBC gene encoding bifunctional phosphopantothenoylcysteine decarboxylase/phosphopantothenate--cysteine ligase CoaBC codes for MGLSGRKIILGVTGSIAAYKSVYLLRRLVEHGADVTVVMTPEAEKFVAPLTFQVLSGNRVYTDMFDLSQGGEISHLYIGRKADMAIIAPATSNIIGKMAAGIADDLLSTILIACTCPVLIAPAMDYEMYENRIVQKNISYLRQLGVSFIGPVSGHLASGAEGSGRMSEPEDILAMVEETIAEPSVRDFEGRTVLVTAGPTREAVDPVRFLSNHSSGKMGYAVAAAAKRRGARVILISGPVAIDQPPGVEIVNVTSSEDMFNAVINRLPESDVVVMSAAVSDFKPAEVSDSKIKKDKLPSLNTDAEGITLHLVKTQDILNEISGKKGKQFITGFAAESENVVGNAKEKLISKNLDMIVANDITKAGAGFEVDTNIVTLLDRWGDVIEFPMMTKKTVADKILDHVIYRLINNFGA; via the coding sequence ATGGGGCTTTCAGGTAGAAAGATAATCCTTGGTGTGACAGGTAGTATTGCAGCATATAAATCTGTCTATCTCCTGAGAAGACTTGTTGAACATGGCGCAGACGTTACAGTAGTAATGACGCCTGAGGCTGAAAAGTTTGTGGCTCCACTGACCTTTCAGGTGTTGTCAGGTAATCGGGTTTATACAGATATGTTTGACCTGAGTCAGGGTGGGGAGATATCTCATCTGTACATCGGAAGAAAGGCTGATATGGCTATCATAGCGCCGGCTACGTCAAACATCATAGGCAAGATGGCCGCCGGAATAGCAGATGACCTGTTAAGCACCATCCTGATTGCATGTACCTGTCCTGTATTAATAGCTCCAGCCATGGACTACGAGATGTATGAGAACAGGATCGTTCAGAAGAATATCTCATACCTCAGACAACTGGGCGTATCCTTTATAGGCCCTGTAAGCGGTCACCTTGCCTCAGGCGCTGAAGGAAGCGGCAGAATGTCAGAGCCTGAAGATATACTGGCAATGGTAGAAGAGACTATTGCAGAACCCTCTGTTAGGGATTTTGAGGGTCGAACAGTACTGGTAACAGCAGGACCTACAAGGGAGGCTGTTGATCCCGTTCGTTTTTTGAGCAATCATTCATCAGGTAAGATGGGCTATGCAGTTGCAGCGGCCGCAAAAAGGCGCGGGGCCAGGGTTATTCTCATCAGCGGTCCTGTAGCCATTGATCAGCCTCCTGGTGTAGAGATTGTAAATGTTACGTCATCTGAGGATATGTTCAACGCTGTAATAAACAGGCTGCCTGAGTCAGATGTTGTCGTAATGTCCGCTGCTGTCTCTGACTTTAAACCTGCAGAGGTTTCAGATTCAAAGATAAAAAAAGACAAACTGCCTTCTTTAAATACAGATGCAGAAGGCATTACGCTCCATCTCGTTAAGACACAGGATATTCTAAATGAGATATCAGGAAAGAAGGGTAAACAGTTCATTACAGGTTTTGCTGCAGAGTCAGAGAACGTTGTCGGCAACGCAAAGGAGAAGCTCATCTCGAAGAATCTGGATATGATAGTCGCAAACGATATCACAAAGGCAGGAGCCGGGTTTGAGGTTGATACCAATATTGTCACGTTGCTTGACCGGTGGGGAGATGTGATTGAATTTCCAATGATGACAAAGAAGACGGTTGCTGATAAAATCCTGGATCATGTAATTTACAGGCTGATAAATAACTTTGGGGCATGA
- the rpoZ gene encoding DNA-directed RNA polymerase subunit omega, producing the protein MEIVSLPIVFDKDRLDSRFRLVVVATERARKLINGAKPCVPLRYLKESTVALEEIVSCDVVIVKGKDARKALRESIDQKEKLAAGSQSAAEEDQVKKEIEKELGNYVDDTEGSAGNSGAED; encoded by the coding sequence TTGGAGATTGTATCATTACCAATAGTTTTTGATAAAGACAGGCTCGACAGCAGGTTCAGGTTGGTTGTCGTTGCCACTGAACGGGCCAGGAAGCTTATCAACGGGGCGAAACCATGTGTGCCACTCAGATATCTTAAGGAGTCTACAGTGGCACTGGAAGAGATAGTCTCCTGCGACGTTGTAATAGTTAAAGGTAAAGACGCACGTAAGGCCCTCCGTGAGTCAATAGATCAGAAGGAGAAACTTGCGGCCGGGTCTCAATCGGCAGCTGAAGAGGATCAGGTAAAGAAAGAGATTGAAAAAGAGCTGGGGAATTATGTGGATGATACAGAAGGCAGCGCCGGCAATTCAGGGGCGGAGGATTGA
- the gmk gene encoding guanylate kinase translates to MEIHRDHVGGETGPWIRDGLLVVVSAPSGAGKTTLCDEVVKYIPDIQHSVSYTTRSARASEVDGRDYHFVSVETFKNMIDEDAFIEWAIVHGNYYGTSRKELTALLNSGIDLILDIDSNGAKQIRKTFRNGLFCYILPPSFAKLRERLMVRKGDSIDEIDRRMNVAREEIKDYRMYDYLIINDDFDRALTELKSIIVSARIRVERINNRWVENNFFEKIGG, encoded by the coding sequence ATGGAGATTCATAGAGACCATGTTGGGGGTGAAACAGGCCCGTGGATAAGAGATGGACTCCTGGTAGTAGTATCTGCTCCGTCAGGCGCCGGCAAGACTACACTTTGCGACGAGGTTGTTAAATACATCCCCGACATACAGCACTCGGTGTCTTATACGACCAGGTCTGCCCGTGCGTCAGAAGTTGACGGCAGAGATTATCACTTTGTCTCTGTAGAAACATTTAAGAATATGATAGATGAAGATGCCTTCATCGAATGGGCCATAGTTCATGGTAATTATTATGGAACTTCCAGGAAGGAGTTAACGGCATTATTAAACAGTGGTATAGATTTGATCCTGGATATTGATTCGAATGGAGCAAAGCAGATAAGAAAGACTTTCAGAAATGGGTTGTTTTGCTATATATTACCCCCGTCGTTTGCAAAGCTGAGGGAAAGGCTTATGGTGCGGAAGGGTGATTCGATTGATGAGATCGACAGAAGAATGAATGTTGCAAGGGAAGAGATAAAGGATTACAGGATGTATGATTATCTCATCATAAATGATGATTTTGACAGGGCACTTACTGAGCTCAAGTCCATTATTGTGAGCGCACGAATAAGGGTTGAACGGATAAACAACAGATGGGTTGAGAATAATTTCTTTGAAAAGATAGGAGGATAA